The segment GTGGCTGCACGGAAAGCACAAGGTTAGTCTTGCCAGTTAGTTGCGATAGCTGATAATGTATATGGTTAAACACTTTTCtattcaactaaaaataaaaatattctaaagaaTTTAAAGCTCTAGAAGAATATTTTCCGCATTAATTGATGAATCCCGTCACCACAAATTATGTTAATGGTTCgtgtgtgaaaattattttaactataatAGCATCTCACCTGGTAAGTTTGCTGTTGATAAGACTGCCCAGTAGAATGGTATGATTGAGTGCTGTCACGTCTGTGGCTGTAGCTATGtgtcaataattatttcatagtGGGCAACAGGTATTAAAACATACCCAGTGTGGTTCTCCGAGTTGTTGTAGTTTGCGTTTCGGCGATCGGCATACTCATCGTGATATTGGCGGGGCGGCTCAGGAGACTCCATTTCAGGCGGCGTTTGGTCTGGAGACATCTGCAATTCACCCAAATTATTACGACCATCAAGAAACataattgcattttgttcTAATTCAATCAATAAGGAAAACttccttaaatttaataaaatgactaaaataatgaaaaaaatattaacagatGTCTTCCGGATTTCTctacttgaatttttaaaacgttgcCACATTTTTAGGCACAATTTACACACCCTTAATCTGTTAAAAAgttgtataatttaaactaaaaattgataaaaaaaatacatagtaTAAATTGTAAActgcacaatttaaatttaaatttccaattcctGGTCCTAcaagcaaatggaaaattcccAGTTCCACCTTgggaaattttctcaattgtttttaaaatcattcttaATGGATCAGGCATCATTCCATCAGGTCCCGTGCGAATTGGAATATTTGAGTTCGAaatgaacataattttttgcataaaacaaaaagcaaaaaatttagcaGCTATAAAGCGAAGATTTAAAAACTAGTCACACGTTAAAACATATAAATCAGTATTTTACGATAAATTACAAATCACAGAGGGTTGCTAagtgattttaaaacagaaataagCATCCAAAAAACATTGATGAGGCTCTAGCTCTGCATTCCAGCTGAAAGCAGCCTAGAACAATAACCAGAAGCGTGCGTATGTCTGTGACGAAAAAATCGGGGGATTGAAAAGCAAAGCCAAAGAAGCACCAAAGGGAAGAacatgcagcagcagagaggACAGCCCCAAGTACCTTGCAAGCTTTGCCCTTGGCGTCACACCATTGCACAGCCTTGGAACTACTGCGAATGAGGCGCGCCTTGCTGTGCGGCTCGCATGCAGTAGTGGTAGGCACCAGAGTAACCCCGTAAGTGAACGACGAGGCTTTGTTGTTAAGACGCACCTTGTGGGCCACCAGCACCTCATTGCTTACTTCAGGTGAAGACTGCCTGCCGTTGGGTTCGACGCCAGCCTCCTCGATAGACTCGTCCCATGTTGGCTCGTCACTCTGCAACGCGACCACCACAAACACAGGCTCAACCGTGCACCCTTAGTTACGGGCTTGGATGGAGTGTGTTAGATCTACTGCTTTACGATGGGTTCATGACATGGTTTAGggttaaatgaatttttgagtttGGAGTCAAGACCTGCTTTGCTATGCAGACACATTTGTAAAGGACATTCTCAAGACTTAGAGGAAGTACAATGTGTGAATTGCAGAACAGTTGTTGAATGTCTACTAATGAgatgtataaaaaaaattggataagTTCTAAATAGCGCGTTCCTCAAAccctttataatttaatatttgaatttttgcaatatgaaataatccaaaaatttatcaccaAAGTTGAGGGAACGTGTTCATTGGGATTTAAAGGTACccatttcataaaattgtttttcgacACTCCACTTTTAAGAATATTTGATTCAacctttgaaaatcaattttcaaaaattgaataccAAATAAACAGTTGAGGTTAATATTTTGGTTGAAATACAAATCAACAAAAACGACAcaatcaaacaaaatgaagACAGATACTCAACAAAGGTGAGACAAGTGAATGTAGCATTCTGACGTGTGATGGCTACCTCATACTTGACGCCGTTCGAATAGCCATTGTGATCTGGCGGTGAATAGCCAGAATACTGGCAATCTTCATCCTCTGGATGCAGCAAATCAACACCCTGCCGAACGGCAGTTCTGCGCTCCTCGTCCGTAACCTCCAAATCATCCAGTTTCTGCAGTCTTGGAAGCGCCCTGATCACAGACAGGCGATAGCTGGAAAAGGTAAAAACTCAGTCATGATTGAATTTCTTAGATGAAAAATTACCCCTCTGCGTTGGTGCAAGGGTTTTCAGAGAGGGTGAGATTTTGCAGGTTGGCACAATCTTGCAGGTAGCACACTTCGTTGAGTTTCGAAATCAAATTCTTGCGTAAGTACAGTTCTCGCAACTTGCTGCAGCATCGGAAGTCCCCAAGTGAGCTGATTTTGTTGAcactgcaataaaaataaaatttagaacaaaTCGTGAGGATTTTTCTCAAGGATCTTAAAAAAGGATGGTCTGTTTATGCACAGAATTTCACTCTCATTCTCCGTTTCCCGCGATCATGATAAGAGGTTTAGATTTCTTCCTCATATAAAACGCTGAGCAAAAGCGTGAAATTGAGTTCCATTCAAAGACCAGCCGATCACTTTTCCCCGCGTTTCCTGTCGTGCGAAAGGAAAGTTGATATACACGCGAGTACCTCAGCGTCGGCTGCCAGGTTTTAAGTGAAGCGAGGTGTAAATCACGAATCGGCGCAGAAACGACCAGAGTCGACCGCACTTGGGCCTTGgtgcgagagcaaaaaatggctGATATGCCCATAAAAGTGGCAGCAAGCGAGCAAACTCGTCTGTGTCTTGACGACCAGAATTTCCGATGTAAAAAACATCGTCGTGTGTATCTTACGGCGATAAATTTGCGCGGAAAGACAGGAGGCGAAATTCTCTCTCCACGCTTACACAGTGTGttctcaaatatttgctcatGACTAAACGGAGTCAACAGAATAAAtcgtgaataaaaaaaatgagtggTCGTGCGGCCGTGCGCTGTTTGCATGAGATTACGCGGGGAATTTAGTGTGTTGTGACGCTTTCATGCGAAAAACGAACAATTCGGGTAACTCATCGTTGATGTAATTCtcgtttcatttcaaattataaaatataaaagaggCAGCGCATTGAGTAatgatgttattttttatttgtttccagTGTTTACTGGAGTATGAAATGAGGTAGATTCCCGCCTCTTTGTCACGAGCCAGAAGCAAGCAAACGTGACTTTATCGTAAGTTTAAATGTTCATCAACAATTGCTGAGGATAATTAGAAGTAATTAGGTAATTAGAACAAATGCATGGACTGTTCACATTGCAATGCTAATTTACGAGGAACTGCACGGcccataaattgaaatttgcttcTCATAATTTTTGTCGGATTTTCACGGTGTGGAGCGAGTATCAATAGCATCATCGAGCAATTTCAGGTCATTACGGCcaagaaataattgcaaattgcagCGGGAGCGAGATAAAATTAAGCAAGCGCTCGGTTTGAAATTATAGGCGGACGCGTAGACGCAAGCCGAGCTCAAGCAGCGTGGAGGACTGGAAAATAAGATATGGCAATAAAACGCGCCATGAGAGTTGCCGCCGCAAAAAGGGTAGACACGCTGCTGCCGCTACTGGAAAAGGAGTTTATTGTGCTTTTGAGAACTGACTCGTTTGGCGCAGTGAATTTCGCTCTGCCGCTGCAGTGCTCCTCTATAAAAGGCACCACTCGAGCGAGTTCTCGTTTTCCCGCAACTCCAGTAATTCCAAATTTACACGAGCGAAAAATCGGAAATTATTGCGACGCGCAAAGAGCGGATTTGTTGAAGCGGAACAAAGTGTGCCGGACGATGCATCCAAAACGAAATATCTTACAACACACCAGTTTACAACGGTACTCTCTTCAAGATGGAAAATGCGATGgtgaatagcaaaatttaaagaacgAGTGAGCGTGAGGCTTTTTATTGGACGAAAGCCTCTAGGATGCTGGATTACCCGCTGAAATATGTGCTGCACTATCAACCAAATTATGTTTTTCTCCGTTACTCGCCAAATGGTGTTCCCAATGAATTACGATCTTGTTGAGTCATTAATATGTCCTCTTTATTCAAaagtatatattatatagGATTAGAATAATCTTAACACAGGAAATGAATTTCGAGTTTCAATTTCTTAGGAAGGTAGGAAGGCCACAAACTGCAACGATTACACGCGTCAACAACTGTTATTGTGCCAATACTCATCCgcagaaacaataaaaacttCCACACACTCCGCGATTTCCCGTTCTCTCAAGCGAAGCGGAGAAAGAGCTTGCGAAAGAAGAAGGACAATGAAATTGTCGCCGTTTGGCAAGAACGGAAGAGTTTCTGTTCATGTAAATAATGCACTTAATTTCACAATCAGGCGAAAAATGGTTCGGGCCTGCGAGATCGAAAAAAGAGGAGCGACGGAGTGATCGCGGCGGCGGTGATGGGCAGTGCCAAGGTTGCGCTAGGGCGTGTGCCCTGAAACGCACCTATTCGATCGTCATCGCTATATATCGCATCCAGAGTGCAGCTTACGGCCCCGGGTGTCACGCCTGCATGTGAATTTACGCTCCAGCACTGCAATTCGGCGCCCTCCTTCTGTCTAGTCTATCTCAACGCAGTCTCGCGTGCGCCATAATATATTCTATTCCTGCCCGCGTTTACGGTCGCTCGGGGTGGCTGGCTTCTCAGGCGTGGGAATCCGATTGATCGGGACAGCACACACACCTCGTGACGCGCATTTCGACGAGCGCTggttttgctttattttctgccggaatatttgaattttaaataagctgTCGGGAAAAGGCTCGGCGAAATAGCCTAAATCGCTGTGAAATAGAAATTGTTTGGGAAGTTGTCAGACctgttttttcattaaattgttgGAGTAATCAACGAagcgaaaatttttaagaaagaaatcAATCGAACAGTCGTGAATTTGTGCAAAACTCGTATAAGGGGAATTCTGGTTGAGATGctctaaatctaaatttaagaattagcTTATAACGTTGACAGGTAAAATTCATGCACACTGAGGCATATTTTTGGTTGCTATtatatatagaaaaaaatgcatgtaCCGTTTGAGATTGATTGAGAGCAAGACAATTACTGACGCGCGCTGTCAACTTGCCAGAAGCAAAAAGTTTCTTAACATGAACTTTGTTtcgttgatttaaaaaatcattgcaaaTCGACTAAATCAACGGAGGTTTCTTAATCGTAgacagttaatattttataaaatttacggCCTTGGGGCAAACTGTGCAGAATTGATTTTCCATAGCCAGTGTGGCAGCCGGCTTGGAGTCGATGAAAGGAAACTCGATCCCATTTTCTCTGTTTATCTTCAAGGCGGCACCCTGCACGATAAATAAAGCAAAGACGAGTGCAAATCGGCCGACATGAGTGCGCGAATGATAAATAGTCCATCGATCCAACCTGGATGGGCCTGACGAGCAAAGTGCTCGCTCGGTCAGCGAGCACACACGACATTTTTGCCGTTGCATGCAACAGAAGCATTAGCAGTGGCGAAAACAAAGGGCAAAACGCGCCCAAGTCGATTTGCTGGTGCTGACGAAGGGCATTTTCTGCTCACAACACACCCCACGCAATACATGTTCGCCGAACGTGCGATAACTACCTCTATCTCATGGAATGTAGGACGGAGATGGAATCGATAAGCCACAGGGCTGTGTTACGGCCGAGGGTCGCTAGTAGAAGTGGCGATTTTTGCGGACGCAAGCATATGTATCCATCAGTCTGCAGTGCGgcttaattattaatatccGTGAGCTAAGAGAGCCGCGGCAGCGTTGGAAATCGATATTACGCTGTTTCGTTGAGTTGTGCCACCTCCTGCCTCAAAAttcattgataaattttatttcatattttaatgatttttgttattaaatttacatttcaatttgaacgTGCATGACGTCTGGtagaaaaattcatgaatGTGAAAGGAAATGCTCTCTCGTGAATATGGATCACTGTGGATCACAATTTTTGCACTCGTCTATTCTGAGGGTAAGAACGGATTGGTGCCAGCTGATGCAAACAttccaatttattcaaagcgATAAAAAGCTTGGCTGGCGTCAGTGTGGGCGATCAAAAAGAAATTCCTGCGCGGTAAACAAGCCCAAGTCACGTCCAAGTAGAGATTGATTCCTTTGCGGCAAGATTTGGGTCAGATCCGATTCCGATCCTTACCCGTGCCACAAACTATCCAACTCGAGTCTGCTCTTCAACGAAAACACAAAGTGCGAATAATTGTTCGGGGGTTGCTGATGTTGAGGTGTGGGCCAGCGGGCCGGTTGGTATTGATCTGACTGACTAGCAGGCGCCAGGCAGCGTGCATTTCTCCGCCCAGCGTTAAAGGGCAAAAACCGAGACGCCGGCGGATGCATGCACGTTGAGCAAATATCTGAATCGTTTATCCGACGGGGCAGATGTTTCAAAGCGTGTTTTTGCTGACATATATAGCTCCTGCAGTAGGAGTATTTTGAATCTGGTCGATTGACTCAAGGACTCTATATTGAAATCCCATTCGTGTGCATACATTTCGCTCGTGAATTTGCATCCGGTTGGACAAATAAGTTGTGGTGATTGGCGAAATGTGGTTAAGTGTGGTGAATCACGAATCCATCCATTAAGTACTTCCCACGGAGAGAGCCATGCGATGCATAACACGCAGAAGGCCGCGTTTTGGTTCAACGTTTTCGCCCACACTTttcgaaaaaagaaaaaagtctGCAAACAAAGCAAGAAACAACTGTTCATTTCACAATGGCATTCATCGTGACTCTCTTCCTTCCTCAAAGAGCACAAAAGCGTGTAAA is part of the Cloeon dipterum chromosome 1, ieCloDipt1.1, whole genome shotgun sequence genome and harbors:
- the LOC135934160 gene encoding uncharacterized protein LOC135934160 isoform X3 encodes the protein MAKLTEPMIIARAKSSDLNSIKKLNCWGNELTDVSLLQRMPNVEVLALSVNKISSLGDFRCCSKLRELYLRKNLISKLNEVCYLQDCANLQNLTLSENPCTNAEGYRLSVIRALPRLQKLDDLEVTDEERRTAVRQGVDLLHPEDEDCQYSGYSPPDHNGYSNGVKYESDEPTWDESIEEAGVEPNGRQSSPEMSPDQTPPEMESPEPPRQYHDEYADRRNANYNNSENHTGYSHRRDSTQSYHSTGQSYQQQTYQPPTPNSPDPLMTPQRRQKEASPEAAPYLPPSPSSPPMLSQNTPNSTTCSPSEHGPRFRSESEPRVYPEQLPLYPCNHQDEEYYYRSQQQPRHRFHHPSSIQQHPPSVPITGNGRPKSRTSNILSAVLCLLKELDYQSLEVVDNTVNARMNELMHEHNA
- the LOC135934160 gene encoding uncharacterized protein LOC135934160 isoform X7 produces the protein MPNVEVLALSVNKISSLGDFRCCSKLRELYLRKNLISKLNEVCYLQDCANLQNLTLSENPCTNAEGYRLSVIRALPRLQKLDDLEVTDEERRTAVRQGVDLLHPEDEDCQYSGYSPPDHNGYSNGVKYESDEPTWDESIEEAGVEPNGRQSSPEVSNEVLVAHKMSPDQTPPEMESPEPPRQYHDEYADRRNANYNNSENHTGYSHRRDSTQSYHSTGQSYQQQTYQPPTPNSPDPLMTPQRRQKEASPEAAPYLPPSPSSPPMLSQNTPNSTTCSPSEHGPRFRSESEPRVYPEQLPLYPCNHQDEEYYYRSQQQPRHRFHHPSSIQQHPPSVPITGNGRPKSRTSNILSAVLCLLKELDYQSLEVVDNTVNARMNELMHEHNA
- the LOC135934160 gene encoding uncharacterized protein LOC135934160 isoform X4, whose amino-acid sequence is MAKLTEPMIIARAKSSDLNSIKKLNCWGNELTDVSLLQRMPNVEVLALSVNKISSLGDFRCCSKLRELYLRKNLISKLNEVCYLQDCANLQNLTLSENPCTNAEGYRLSVIRALPRLQKLDDLEVTDEERRTAVRQGVDLLHPEDEDCQYSGYSPPDHNGYSNGVKYESDEPTWDESIEEAGVEPNGRQSSPEMSPDQTPPEMESPEPPRQYHDEYADRRNANYNNSENHTGHRRDSTQSYHSTGQSYQQQTYQPPTPNSPDPLMTPQRRQKEASPEAAPYLPPSPSSPPMLSQNTPNSTTCSPSEHGPRFRSESEPRVYPEQLPLYPCNHQDEEYYYRSQQQPRHRFHHPSSIQQHPPSVPITGNGRPKSRTSNILSAVLCLLKELDYQSLEVVDNTVNARMNELMHEHNA
- the LOC135934160 gene encoding uncharacterized protein LOC135934160 isoform X2; its protein translation is MAKLTEPMIIARAKSSDLNSIKKLNCWGNELTDVSLLQRMPNVEVLALSVNKISSLGDFRCCSKLRELYLRKNLISKLNEVCYLQDCANLQNLTLSENPCTNAEGYRLSVIRALPRLQKLDDLEVTDEERRTAVRQGVDLLHPEDEDCQYSGYSPPDHNGYSNGVKYESDEPTWDESIEEAGVEPNGRQSSPEVSNEVLVAHKMSPDQTPPEMESPEPPRQYHDEYADRRNANYNNSENHTGHRRDSTQSYHSTGQSYQQQTYQPPTPNSPDPLMTPQRRQKEASPEAAPYLPPSPSSPPMLSQNTPNSTTCSPSEHGPRFRSESEPRVYPEQLPLYPCNHQDEEYYYRSQQQPRHRFHHPSSIQQHPPSVPITGNGRPKSRTSNILSAVLCLLKELDYQSLEVVDNTVNARMNELMHEHNA
- the LOC135934160 gene encoding uncharacterized protein LOC135934160 isoform X1, which translates into the protein MAKLTEPMIIARAKSSDLNSIKKLNCWGNELTDVSLLQRMPNVEVLALSVNKISSLGDFRCCSKLRELYLRKNLISKLNEVCYLQDCANLQNLTLSENPCTNAEGYRLSVIRALPRLQKLDDLEVTDEERRTAVRQGVDLLHPEDEDCQYSGYSPPDHNGYSNGVKYESDEPTWDESIEEAGVEPNGRQSSPEVSNEVLVAHKMSPDQTPPEMESPEPPRQYHDEYADRRNANYNNSENHTGYSHRRDSTQSYHSTGQSYQQQTYQPPTPNSPDPLMTPQRRQKEASPEAAPYLPPSPSSPPMLSQNTPNSTTCSPSEHGPRFRSESEPRVYPEQLPLYPCNHQDEEYYYRSQQQPRHRFHHPSSIQQHPPSVPITGNGRPKSRTSNILSAVLCLLKELDYQSLEVVDNTVNARMNELMHEHNA
- the LOC135934160 gene encoding cilia- and flagella-associated protein 410 isoform X9; this translates as MAKLTEPMIIARAKSSDLNSIKKLNCWGNELTDVSLLQRMPNVEVLALSVNKISSLGDFRCCSKLRELYLRKNLISKLNEVCYLQDCANLQNLTLSENPCTNAEGYRLSVIRALPRLQKLDDLEVTDEERRTAVRQGVDLLHPEDEDCQYSGYSPPDHNGYSNGVKYESDEPTWDESIEEAGVEPNGRQSSPEVSNEVLVAHKMSPDQTPPEMESPEPPRQYHDEYADRRNANYNNSENHTGHRRDSTQSYHSTGQSYQQQTYQDEEYYYRSQQQPRHRFHHPSSIQQHPPSVPITGNGRPKSRTSNILSAVLCLLKELDYQSLEVVDNTVNARMNELMHEHNA
- the LOC135934160 gene encoding cilia- and flagella-associated protein 410 isoform X8; this translates as MAKLTEPMIIARAKSSDLNSIKKLNCWGNELTDVSLLQRMPNVEVLALSVNKISSLGDFRCCSKLRELYLRKNLISKLNEVCYLQDCANLQNLTLSENPCTNAEGYRLSVIRALPRLQKLDDLEVTDEERRTAVRQGVDLLHPEDEDCQYSGYSPPDHNGYSNGVKYESDEPTWDESIEEAGVEPNGRQSSPEVSNEVLVAHKMSPDQTPPEMESPEPPRQYHDEYADRRNANYNNSENHTGYSHRRDSTQSYHSTGQSYQQQTYQDEEYYYRSQQQPRHRFHHPSSIQQHPPSVPITGNGRPKSRTSNILSAVLCLLKELDYQSLEVVDNTVNARMNELMHEHNA